TTTGCATATAGTTGGGAAAAAACTTCGCAACCATCTCTTCTTCTAAATTTTCATTTGAAATCTCTTTATTATCTTCTAGAATATGTATAATCTTAAATCTTTTATTATTTAGCCCTTTTGAAACCATTGAAAATCTATGACAATCCAATGGATTTTTTTCTGAACACATTAAAACTATATTATACCCTTTTTCATATCCTATTTTTAATCTTTTTACTCCGTCATTAAAAATATCTAGTTTTAAAGTTTTTTCAAAATCAACAATTTCATCCTCTGAATAAACTTCATCTTCTGTTCTTCTTGCACCAAATTCTTTGTTAAAATTTGAATACACA
The window above is part of the Cetobacterium sp. ZOR0034 genome. Proteins encoded here:
- a CDS encoding DUF488 family protein, producing the protein MEYKCYTIGYSGIKIERFIEILKERNINCVIDVRSTPYSKYVPEYNKEELKKSLKKNNIVYSNFNKEFGARRTEDEVYSEDEIVDFEKTLKLDIFNDGVKRLKIGYEKGYNIVLMCSEKNPLDCHRFSMVSKGLNNKRFKIIHILEDNKEISNENLEEEMVAKFFPNYMQINLFEKSRSYSELLKDAYRKTNEIVGYSRKKENIED